One Oscillospiraceae bacterium genomic region harbors:
- a CDS encoding rhamnulokinase family protein: protein MKTVKVLAFDFGASSGRAVVAEFDGEKIVLNEIHRFSNDPVQLGDTLFWDTPRQIFEIKQGLMKLASSGIETDSLGIDTWGVDFGLIGEDGRMLENPVHYRDRRTSGMKDELFKIITREKIYELTGIQFMEINTIYQLFALVKKRPALISRAKRLLLIPDLFNYFLTGIMNTELSMASTTQLLDANKKEYSPEILNALGISAELFPPVTDCGFILGGISDDVAAEVGLKGKKIKVISVAAHDTQSAVISVPAAESGFAYISSGTWSLIGTELVAPLINETTLAYNFTNELSACGTVNFLKNVTGLWLIQESRRAWRREGSEYSYSQLENLALKAEPFVSFIDPDDPAFATPGDIPGRVREFCSRTGQHIPETTGDIMRCIYESLALKYRYVLENLESCTGKRFEKLYVVGGGTKDTLLCAMTASACGIPVLSGPTEATVYGNTVIQLIALGKISSLTEARGVIARSEPIKEYYPESHIEWNSAYEKAKEIYIINSAIK from the coding sequence GATTTCGGAGCGTCGAGCGGACGCGCGGTCGTCGCGGAATTTGACGGAGAGAAGATCGTCCTCAATGAGATTCACAGGTTTTCAAACGATCCGGTCCAGCTCGGTGATACTCTTTTCTGGGATACACCCAGACAGATTTTCGAGATAAAACAGGGGCTTATGAAGCTTGCCTCTTCCGGCATCGAAACGGATTCACTCGGTATTGATACGTGGGGGGTTGATTTCGGTCTAATCGGCGAAGACGGACGCATGCTTGAGAACCCGGTCCATTACCGCGACCGACGTACTTCCGGAATGAAGGACGAGCTCTTTAAAATAATCACGCGTGAGAAAATCTATGAGCTGACGGGAATTCAGTTCATGGAAATAAACACAATATATCAGCTTTTCGCACTTGTTAAAAAGCGACCGGCGTTGATTTCAAGAGCAAAAAGGCTGCTTCTGATACCGGATCTTTTTAATTATTTTTTGACGGGTATTATGAATACTGAGCTTTCAATGGCTTCCACGACTCAGCTGCTGGACGCGAATAAAAAAGAATATTCGCCCGAAATTCTAAATGCTCTGGGCATTTCCGCTGAGCTCTTTCCTCCCGTCACGGATTGCGGGTTTATTTTGGGCGGTATTTCGGACGATGTCGCCGCCGAGGTCGGTCTGAAAGGCAAAAAAATAAAAGTGATTTCCGTCGCGGCCCATGACACTCAAAGCGCGGTAATATCCGTTCCGGCGGCAGAATCCGGTTTTGCGTATATAAGCAGCGGCACATGGTCATTAATCGGAACGGAACTTGTCGCTCCTCTTATAAACGAAACGACGCTGGCGTATAACTTCACCAACGAGCTTAGCGCCTGCGGGACCGTAAATTTTTTAAAGAACGTGACAGGGCTTTGGCTAATTCAGGAAAGCAGGAGGGCATGGCGGCGTGAAGGAAGCGAATACTCATATTCACAGCTTGAGAATCTCGCGCTGAAGGCCGAGCCGTTTGTATCGTTTATTGATCCCGATGATCCTGCCTTTGCCACTCCCGGAGACATACCTGGACGCGTCAGAGAATTCTGCAGCCGGACAGGACAACACATTCCGGAAACAACCGGCGATATCATGCGCTGTATTTATGAAAGCCTTGCTTTGAAATACAGATATGTTCTTGAAAACCTCGAAAGCTGTACAGGCAAACGCTTTGAAAAGCTTTATGTCGTCGGCGGAGGAACGAAAGATACGCTTTTATGCGCCATGACCGCCTCGGCATGCGGGATACCGGTGCTATCCGGCCCAACGGAGGCAACCGTGTACGGAAATACCGTGATACAGCTTATCGCACTCGGGAAAATATCCTCGCTCACAGAGGCTCGCGGAGTCATCGCGCGGTCCGAACCGATTAAGGAGTATTATCCGGAATCACATATAGAATGGAATTCGGCATACGAAAAGGCAAAGGAAATATATATTATTAACTCGGCAATTAAATAA